In a single window of the Eshraghiella crossota genome:
- a CDS encoding aldolase/citrate lyase family protein — protein sequence MALKLMYITNKKEVALIAERYGVDRIWIDLETLGKEERQKGMNTVKSKHTVGDIKKIKPLLTKAEMLVRINPWHNGSEKEIDEVISAGADIIMLPMWKTPAEVENFLKTVNRRCKTTLLLETREAVECLDKVLKHSNMDEIHIGLNDLHLSYGLDFMFELLSNGIVEKIVKKIKKIGIPYGFGGIARLGCGDLPAERIIMEHYRLGSSRAILSRSFCNTDLISDLSEVENVFRNNMRSLREYEDAVSKMPDSELVSNQAEIEEIVEKIVKIKRCKR from the coding sequence ATGGCATTAAAATTAATGTATATTACTAATAAAAAAGAAGTTGCTTTGATTGCTGAAAGATATGGTGTTGACAGAATTTGGATAGACCTTGAAACATTGGGAAAAGAAGAACGTCAAAAAGGAATGAACACCGTCAAGTCAAAACACACGGTAGGTGATATAAAAAAAATAAAACCCTTATTAACTAAGGCAGAGATGCTTGTACGCATTAATCCATGGCATAATGGTTCTGAAAAAGAAATAGATGAGGTTATATCAGCAGGAGCTGACATAATTATGTTACCTATGTGGAAAACACCTGCTGAAGTAGAAAACTTTTTGAAAACAGTTAACAGGAGATGCAAAACCACGCTTTTATTGGAAACAAGAGAAGCGGTTGAGTGTCTGGATAAAGTGCTGAAACATAGCAATATGGATGAAATACATATTGGATTGAATGATTTGCATTTATCGTATGGTTTGGATTTCATGTTTGAATTGCTGTCAAATGGTATTGTTGAAAAAATAGTGAAGAAGATAAAGAAAATAGGTATACCATATGGATTTGGAGGAATTGCACGACTTGGCTGTGGTGATTTGCCAGCAGAAAGAATCATTATGGAACATTATCGTCTTGGTTCAAGCAGAGCAATTTTGTCAAGAAGTTTTTGCAATACCGATTTAATATCAGATTTATCCGAAGTGGAAAATGTATTTAGAAATAATATGCGGTCATTAAGAGAATATGAAGATGCAGTGAGTAAGATGCCAGATTCTGAACTTGTTTCAAACCAGGCAGAAATAGAAGAAATTGTAGAGAAAATCGTGAAAATAAAAAGGTGCAAAAGATGA
- a CDS encoding alanine racemase, whose translation MTINKTIIKKLRNEYGDAFYLLDSEQFKKNYLELKNAFSELYSNFNIAYSYKTNYTPKLCKIVNELEGYAEVVSEMEAELAIKCGVKPERIIWNGPIKNPDKLKEYLHMGVTVNMDSIEEAEYIQKLAEVTEKTLNVGIRCNYDVKDGVVSRFGFDIYSEEFKKVLDIVTHTTNLHFVNFQCHFAKRQVEYWPARAKGMLELLDRINVIPERIDIGGGIFGKMPDFLKEQFPYEVPGYKKYAKSAAAVFAEYFNDKKIKPELIIEPGSALVGDCMKFVGTVKTIKNVRGKYIASVLGSQKNISMTGVNPPMEVIHMGRTTKDYKDLDIVGFTCIEGDVLYKNYNGKLALDDVLVISNCGSYSLVMKPPFILPNFPVLDISGEEIEVIKRAETFEDIFHTFNF comes from the coding sequence ATGACTATTAATAAAACCATAATTAAAAAATTAAGAAATGAATATGGGGATGCGTTTTATTTACTTGATTCCGAGCAATTTAAAAAAAATTATTTGGAATTAAAAAATGCCTTTTCAGAGCTCTATTCAAATTTTAACATTGCTTATTCATATAAAACAAATTACACTCCTAAACTATGTAAGATTGTTAATGAACTGGAAGGATACGCAGAGGTAGTTTCTGAGATGGAGGCTGAACTTGCGATAAAATGTGGTGTGAAACCAGAACGTATCATTTGGAATGGCCCAATAAAAAATCCAGATAAATTAAAAGAATATCTTCATATGGGTGTGACGGTTAACATGGATTCGATTGAAGAGGCTGAATATATACAGAAGTTAGCTGAGGTTACAGAAAAAACTCTCAATGTAGGTATTCGTTGCAATTATGATGTAAAGGATGGGGTGGTTTCTCGATTTGGATTTGATATATATAGTGAAGAATTTAAAAAGGTATTAGATATTGTAACCCATACTACAAATTTGCATTTTGTTAATTTCCAATGTCATTTTGCTAAAAGGCAGGTCGAATATTGGCCAGCAAGAGCAAAAGGAATGCTTGAGTTGTTAGATAGAATTAATGTTATTCCTGAAAGAATAGATATTGGTGGAGGAATATTCGGGAAAATGCCCGATTTTCTGAAAGAACAATTTCCTTATGAGGTACCTGGATACAAAAAATATGCAAAATCTGCAGCAGCAGTTTTTGCTGAATACTTTAATGATAAGAAAATAAAACCGGAACTGATAATTGAACCAGGATCTGCATTAGTTGGAGATTGCATGAAATTTGTAGGAACAGTTAAAACTATTAAAAATGTCAGAGGAAAATATATCGCTTCAGTGCTTGGAAGTCAAAAGAATATTAGTATGACCGGTGTAAATCCACCAATGGAGGTTATTCACATGGGAAGAACTACGAAAGATTACAAGGATCTTGATATAGTCGGTTTTACATGTATTGAGGGCGATGTACTTTACAAAAATTATAATGGCAAACTTGCATTGGATGACGTGTTGGTTATCAGTAATTGTGGTTCCTATTCATTGGTAATGAAACCGCCTTTCATTCTTCCAAATTTTCCAGTATTGGATATCAGCGGTGAAGAGATAGAAGTAATTAAAAGAGCAGAGACTTTTGAAGATATTTTTCATACTTTTAATTTTTGA